The segment TTTACAAGCCGGGGAGATAAATTTCCGTTTCTTATCACGTACCAGCAGCAGCCCGCCGGGTTTGCCTTGGTTGAACGGATCGATACCGCGGCGGCGGATTATTATCTGACGGAGTTTTTTGTCATGAAAAAGTATCGCCGGAGCGGGCTAGGCACCTGGGCAGCGAAGGAGCTGTTTGACCGCTTGCAGGGAAGCTGGAAGGTGACGGAGGTCGCATCCAATGTCCCGGCTCAGGCCTTCTGGCGAAAAGTCATTCATGCGTATACGAACGGCAGCTACCGAGAAGAGAAAGATCCGGAGAGCGGGAACCCCTCGCAGTATTTGCAGAGCCGTAGAATGAATAAGACCCAGACCCATCAGCATGAATCACAATGACATTTAAACGAAGGAGTGTGGATTATGGAAAGAAGAGCCTTTGGCAATACAGGCATGAATGTGAGTATACTCGGCTTTGGAGGTTCGGAAATACGGGATTCTGATCAAGCCACGGTGAATCGGCTGCTGCACTCAGCGCTGGATGCGGGACTAAACATGATTGATACGGCTGAATGCTATGGAAGCAGCGAGGAGTTGATCGGACAAGCCTTGAAAGGACGCAGAAGCGAAGCGTATCTGTTTACGAAATGTGGACATGCCGATGGGATTGCCGGTCACAATTGGGATCCAAAGGTACTCGCAGGCACGATCGACCGCAGCTTAAAGCGGCTGCAGGTAGATAATGTGGACGTGATTCATCTGCATAGCTGTTCTGCAGAAATATTGCGGCAAGGTGACGTGATTGAAGTGCTGCAGCGGGCTAAAGAGGCCGGTAAAACCCGATTCATCGGCTACAGCGGAGATGCTGATGACGCCTATGCTGCCGTTCAGAGTGGAGTATTTGACAGCTTTCAAACCTCACTTAATATTGCAGATCAGCAGTCTATTGAGCTGACCATTCCGGTAGCAGCCCAACGAGGCATGGGGATCATTGCCAAGCGTCCGATTGCAAACGTAGCCTGGAAGCATGAGACGATGGAGAAGGATCATTACGGGTTTCCGTATTGGGAGAGATTGAAGAAGCTGCAGTATGAATTTCTTCAGGATACGGATGCGGAATCAGACGTAGAACAAGCGTTAAAATTTACGCTTAGTGTTCCGGGTGTAGCTACTGCTATTGTAGGAACGAATAATCCAAATCGCTGGCAGCAGAATGCCAGTCTGCTCGCGGGCGGCTCTGCCTTGAGTCAGCCTGCTTATGAAGCCATCCGCGCACGCTGGAAAGAGATATCGAGCGAGGATTGGATTGGCCAAATATAGCTCGATCATAGATCAGTGAGCGAAGCATCGTGAAGCAAGCTTTTGATTCACTAAGCCTACAAAACGACTAATCCCATCGTAGGTGGGAAAATTGTGCTCAGCCCGGCGTAATAACCGGGCTTTTTTTAATTTTTATCGTATGAGCAACACATTAGTAAATAATAAATATTATGTAAACTAAATATTTTCATCATATGAAAAATTCACAATAAAATTTAAAATAATGATCGTGTCAATGAGTGTTCCATGCTTGAGGTACGAAGTCAACATTCGTTTGATAAAATACTAAAATCGTGCCGGGCCGCTTTTTCATAAACGACAATATGTGCTAAAGTGAAACTTAGAATTTCAACCGGACCTCAGGAGTGATCAGGAGAATGAACGCACGATATTTAAAGCCTTATTTGTGGCTCAAGTTAGCTGCACTATTTATCATTCTATTAAGTGGCTGCGGTGGGGAAGAAGGGCGGGGCTCGAAGGAAAAAATAACGTTAACAGTATCCGCAGCATCCAGCCTGAGAGATGCTCTTGAAAAGCTGGAGCTGGCGTTTGTTGAAGTTCACCCGGAGATTCAGCTACAGTTCAATTTCGGGTCATCCGGCAGTCTGCGTCAGCAGATTGAGGAGGGCGCACCGGTCGATTTGTTTATTTCGGCCTCCTCTGAGGAAATGCAGAGTCTAGTCACTCAGCAGCTTGTAGAGCCACATCAGCAGACGCCGTTATTAAGTAACTCGATCGTTGTTGTCACAGCCCCGGAGAGAGCAGGAGAGATTAAGACGATTCAGGACCTGGCGGGAGAGAACATCAACAAGATCGCCCTGGGCATACCCGAGAGTGTACCGGCGGGGCGCTATGCAAAAGAAAGCTTGCAGGCTGCGGGTCTATGGGAGGATGTACAAGATCATATGATTCAAGCGAAGGACGTCAGGCAGGTGCTTCAATATGTAGAAACAGGGAATGTGGATGCCGGTTTTGTCTATCAATCCGATGCCCAAACCACCGATCAAGCTGTTATTGCATTAAAGCCTGATCGTTCTACATATTCGGCTATAATCTATCCGATCGGCATTGTGAAAGCGACGAAGCACACAGAGCAAGCCCAACAGCTATACGATTTTCTCCGGGGAGATGAAGCCATTTTACAATTTCAATCCTATGGCTTCGATGTTGCAGAATGATACTGAATCAAGTGAGTTGGGGTGAATTCTGGTCACCTGTGTTACTGTCTATGCGGATCGCTTTGCTTTCCAGTATCGCTGTGCTTCTGCTAGGCCTGGCAGCTGCCTGGATGATGACCCGCCGACCTGTCATCCGAGGAAGAGTGATCATTGAAACGGTGTTTATGCTGCCACTGGTTCTTCCTCCTACAGTGGTGGGATTTATTCTGCTCAAGCTGTTAGGTCGAAAAAGCTGGATGGGGCAATGGATTGAAACCTTATTTTCTTCACCTATCATATTCACATGGTGGGCTGGAGTCATAGCTTCGGTCGTCGTTGCCTTCCCGCTTGTGTATCAGACGATGAAGGTAGGCTTCAGATCGGTCGATCACCATCTGGAAGAAGCCGGTCGATCCATCGGGGCGAGTGAATGGCAGGTATTTCGTCATATTACGTTCCCGCTTGTACTGCCATCTCTAATCTCTGCCTGGATTCTAGGCTTTGCACGCAGCCTTGGAGAATTCGGGGCAACGTTAATGATCGCCGGCAATATTCCTGGCCAAACTCAAACGGTACCGACAGCCATTTACGTCGCTGTAGACACTGGAAATATGCCGATGGCTTGGATCTGGACCTATGCTATGATTTTCATATCATCCATGCTGCTACTGGCTACCAACTATCGCGCTCGAGATTAAACACCTTTTGAACTGTCGAAACGGCTGAAGCAGCCGTTTTTTTGTTATTATAGCCGCCCTAATTAAACTATTTCATTATGTGAAAAATTCATAATAGTAAACATAAACTTTTCTAGTCACTATACAAAAACCCATCAGTCAGATGAATCTAAATTCACGTAAAAAGGAGGGGATTGTGTATTTATTCACAACTGGCAATAGTAATTAAGATTGTTGTTTCAACCTAAGTAGGCGCTGAGGTTCAAATAAACTGACGCTAATATGGGGGCTTGTCAATCAATTGTTTTCCGGCGAGATGTATTAAGGGGTCCCGCCAACAAAACGCGAAAAACGTACGCTAAGCGATCATTTCTCCCAATAACCCGGATTTCCCGTACGCTAAGGAAATCCGGAATTTATATTCGCTAGATGCTACGCTTCGCTTGACGGGGATTTTAACGGACGTGAACCCTTCAACGCCTTGATTTGCTTGATGTCAAACTTGTATTCTCCCAAGAAATTGATGTGTTCCCATCCGAGCGGAGAAATGTGCTTCAAAAGTTCTTCGTTCAATTGTCTGTTGTCTCTCATAAATTCTGTCACTCGGGTTAAATAAACCGTGTTCCATACGCTTATTGCATTGATGATAATGTTTAACGCGCTGGCCCGCTGAAGCTGGTCTTGAAGCGCCCGTTCCCGGAGTTCCCCTCGCCTCCCAACAAAGATCGCTCTGGCCAATTCATTCATGGCTTCCCCTTTATTCAATCCTCGATGTATTCTTCGCCGCATCGCCTCGCTTGAGAGGTAATTCAGAATGAAGATCGTTTTTTCAATTCGCCCCATTTCTCGGAGTGCCGTTGCTAATCGGTTCTGACTTGCATATGAGCCTAATTTCTCCATAATCAACGATGCAGAGACTGTACCTTCCCGGATAGGGGTAGTACCAGCGAAGCTGACACCACCCGCAAAGTAGATGTAATTAAATGGTCTTCGTTGTGTTTGTCTCTTATTTTGCAGTTCTCTTTTCTCGTTAAATAATGATTTGACACTTTCTTAGCTGACGATTCCAGCGTTACTGTAAGTGCTAACTGTATGCATAAATACGGTAATTACAAGTCTGAATAAAAAATTCTTCAAGTGAGAGTAATCCTGATCCTATTACCACCCATGGGTAACGTCTAATATGGTAAAAACGTAAAAACAAGCCGTATCCATTTGGGCACGGCTTGTTTTTGTCTTATTCCGGACTAGACGCAGGCAATAAAGCCATGCCATTGAGTCCACTGTCTGTAATGACCGCATCTGACAGCTCGTTTTGCATAGCAAGCTGTTCCGTTTTGATCAATTCGCTATTTAGGATCTTCAGCCGCTCTTCAAGGAAGCGCTCACAATCGGTGTCCACGGCTAGGCCTAGTTCTTGGCGTTGACGTTGATTTGTGAAGCGTGGTATCGGTAAAAGATACTCCTCGAAGTCCTTGAACTGGCGTGATCCCTGCACCCAAATATCACCGGAGCGCAGAGAGTTCTTCATCTCAGACAACACGCAGATTTCGTAGAAGCGACGGTCAAAGCCGTCCTCTGTGCGGACAACGTTTTCCCAGCGCTTGCGAACAAAACTCGTCGGTGCATCCTCTGACACCTTACGCAACTGATGTTGATTTATGCTCTTAAGCAATTCCACTCCTTCGAGAATGTCACGTGCGGTTGGCGCAGCTTTGAGTTGCAGCGATTCCAAAAGACTTGGAGTATAGCGACGAAGCTGGGAGAAACCGTCGCCGATTAGCGGAAGATAGTCGAAGTCTACGGGCTGAGCCAATTTTTCTGCTTCTGTAACGCTATCGGTAAAAACCTGCCACGGCAAAATGGATTCGATGGCCGCAAACGGATCACCTCCGCTTTGCTTGGCTTCCAATAGCGCTCGACCAATGCTAAAATAAAGACGCAACTTGTCGTTGTCGAGGGGTAACACTCGGTAATGTGTGGCATCCGTTCGATGGCGTATGGAACGCAAACCAAGCACACTTCCGTAAAGCGATTCTTTGGTAAGCGTTAAACAATAGACAATGTGGAGGGGAGCGATCCCCTCTATTTGTCGAAAGAAGGGGAAAAATAATGCAGCGGAAGAAATCGAAATACATAGTGATAATGCTCACTGTCGTCATAATAGCAGCAGGAATCGTTACAATTAATATCGCTAACAAAAATGATAAACCTACAAGTAACCAGCAGGCCACACCTTCAGAAATCGCGGAGAAGAAACCACCTCAATCTATAACTGCGACTGCTTCTTCTCCTCCAGCTGTTCAACAGTACAAACTTAAGAGCGAAAGCTTTGTCTCGACCTTCGTTGCTCCCAGTTATATCAGCGATTCGTTTATTGCATTTGAAAAAGATATCAGCGAAAAAGCAACGAGTTATATTGATACCTTCTCCTTAACCACAAAGCAGCTTAAAAATATATATCAAACACCAAACAAAGAAATCATTAACTCATTAGTTGGCGTAGAAGATAAGTTATTCTGGGTGGAATACAGTAGAGACCAAGAAAAAGATAAATCTTGGGAAATAAAATCTCTTGACCTAAAAACCAATCAGAAAAAGACATTATTTTCTGGAGCTAGTGAGGATAATATAGAGCCACCCATTCTAAGGGTGTTCGACGATCAAGTCACATGGATTGAAAAAACGATCAAAGATCACATTGTATACAGTTCTGCAATGTTATACAAACCAATTACTAATGATTTTGTTAAAGTGGCTACAAGTGAACTGAATGAGCAAGGAAAGCATCGTAAAGGCATTTATATGGCCATTCAACGACCGGTTCCTGATGGCATGCTTGTTCAACAATCAGTATTCAAGACCGTAGGAGATACAACGGATAAATCCTATGAAATTGTATTTTATCCCTATGATCAATCAAAGCCGATTACATTACGACAAAGCCAACAAGGTATGGTTGATTTCACAGCTGATCAAAAGTGGTTTGTATGGAGCGAGATAGGGAAACTCAGTGTCGCGGACAGAAAAACAGGAGAAATCAGGTACGTAATCGAAGCTAAAGATAAAGACCTTACAATAGATTCTCCATTTATTAGAGATAACCATCTCTATTATCGGTATTCGATGTATCAAATCTTTGACGTTGATTTAACGACCGGCAAGACAAGTGAACTGTCTGAATACCGTCTATCAACATCGAAGATCTTCAATACGTCAGATTACTTAGGATATTCATATATGGATGCTAAAAACAATAATGGAGAAGTTGAGTTTGAGATTATATCTCCAATCAATCAAACGAATTAATGTTTCGTCAAATGGCTTCAGCATTAATGAATTTAATAGAGGAACTGGCCCAGTACCAGCGTAGCTGACACCAGGGGCAGACATCTGTGAGTAAATGTTAGTATTAGGTTCCAGCTTCAAAAGTCATTAGAGTTCCAATTGCGAAAACAAATTCGGAACTTTGATTGATAATTGATAGTGGTACAGTGAAAAAGCATAGTGACAATTACCATTTCGGTTCCATACGTTTGCGGTCTGTGACAGTTACGCTGGTATTATCCCAATACAGAATGCATCCGTGTAACTGTGCACGGATCCAATGCTGTATCCGCATTAAATATCGACCACGAAAGAAAAGCAGCCCAGTAGCTTAGATTGTTGCGGATACCGTTAGTTTAATTTCTAGCTACCCCGAATTAAGAAAACCGGATTCCTTTGTAGGGTAAAGGGTCCGGTTTTTTCTGTTATGAATTGCTTAGCGTACGATTTTTTCCGTTTCGTGAGGTGACCCCTATATGAACACCTCCTGGTCATTGCTTGGTTGCAGACTTGTCGAATAGAGAACAAGCTGGCGGAATGATCGTTGTAGCTAAGAAGCGCCGTAAACCCTAAAGGGGGATTTACGGCTTTTCTCATGGTATCGTCACGCCCTGGCAGCATGTTGAAAGTTGTTTTGCCTTGTAATTTTCGTTATTAACGGGAGGCGGATGATTGGCACTCGGGATCTTACTTTCCATGAGTTATGGCAAAATCGTTCAGCATACTAGGATCAGTGGATTGAAATACTATTTTTGTGGAGTCCAATACCACTACGCTGGGGAATTCATTGACGCCCAGCTTATGCCACATCTCTCTTTCATCTTCGGTGTGATGCACAACTACCATATCTATTGCATTTAGAAGTGCATTATCCGCATTAACGACTTTGTTCACTTCAAAATCGAATTCAACTGAATTCGAAACTATACACAACACATATTTCCCTTCCTTTTGTGAAAGGACATCCGTAGGTGGGCCTTGGCGCTCCTTCTCACATCCGAGTATCAATGTGGTTAGAATGATGAGGCACAAGCTTTGAGCCAAAAAATCCGAATGATTAATCCGCCAGTATTCAATTATCATTCGGATTTTGGATGCGGAATCCAGCAGGACCCGGTCCTGGTAGGTGTGCTGCAAAAAAAGACAAATAAAGCGCCGCGACTCCCGTTTTGGGTCACGGCGCTTTATTGATTCAGCTTTTCATATATCGTTTCAACTCGTTGTAGAAATTTTCGCGAGAACCAGCGAGAATGACAACTATGATCTCGCCTTCGTCGTTTTCCTCCAGCCGGTAGGCGATTTCATAGTTCTTACCTTGGTAGAATACGTCGTAACCATATAAGCCTCGTAGATCGCCGGTCTTTGGGGAACCAACCGAAGGGTCATTACGGATGGCCTCGATAGCTTCAAAATATAGCCGTTTTAGCGGTTTTTCCACGAGTTTCTTAAAATAGCGTGCTGCTGGAGGTAGATACGTAACTGGAAGCATCTAATCCCCCATAACATCGGTAAATAGTTCTTCGGTTTGGCTGTCTTTTTTGTATTGGCGAGCGGCATCTCCGGATTCCGTAATCAAATGCTGTACAGCGCCGCGCAAGGCTGTTTGTTTCTCACGAAACTTGCCCAACAGTTCCTTGCCCTCGTAACCTTCTTGAATCAGATCAGCCAGGATCATGTCGGAGAAATGGTCACTCCCCATATCTTCTCGAACCGGTCGTATCAGAATACATTGATCTTTTACGGAAAATTCTACTTCGTCTTTAATACCCAATTGCTCAAAAAGCTTTTGTGGTATTGTGACTTGGCGCTTTC is part of the Paenibacillus algicola genome and harbors:
- a CDS encoding GNAT family N-acetyltransferase, which gives rise to MRAASEAHMRLSLLPARQKQIIHNLMQFYFYDFTEFLDFDVNAEGMYSAYPDLELFFTSRGDKFPFLITYQQQPAGFALVERIDTAAADYYLTEFFVMKKYRRSGLGTWAAKELFDRLQGSWKVTEVASNVPAQAFWRKVIHAYTNGSYREEKDPESGNPSQYLQSRRMNKTQTHQHESQ
- a CDS encoding aldo/keto reductase — protein: MERRAFGNTGMNVSILGFGGSEIRDSDQATVNRLLHSALDAGLNMIDTAECYGSSEELIGQALKGRRSEAYLFTKCGHADGIAGHNWDPKVLAGTIDRSLKRLQVDNVDVIHLHSCSAEILRQGDVIEVLQRAKEAGKTRFIGYSGDADDAYAAVQSGVFDSFQTSLNIADQQSIELTIPVAAQRGMGIIAKRPIANVAWKHETMEKDHYGFPYWERLKKLQYEFLQDTDAESDVEQALKFTLSVPGVATAIVGTNNPNRWQQNASLLAGGSALSQPAYEAIRARWKEISSEDWIGQI
- the modA gene encoding molybdate ABC transporter substrate-binding protein, with product MNARYLKPYLWLKLAALFIILLSGCGGEEGRGSKEKITLTVSAASSLRDALEKLELAFVEVHPEIQLQFNFGSSGSLRQQIEEGAPVDLFISASSEEMQSLVTQQLVEPHQQTPLLSNSIVVVTAPERAGEIKTIQDLAGENINKIALGIPESVPAGRYAKESLQAAGLWEDVQDHMIQAKDVRQVLQYVETGNVDAGFVYQSDAQTTDQAVIALKPDRSTYSAIIYPIGIVKATKHTEQAQQLYDFLRGDEAILQFQSYGFDVAE
- the modB gene encoding molybdate ABC transporter permease subunit — protein: MILNQVSWGEFWSPVLLSMRIALLSSIAVLLLGLAAAWMMTRRPVIRGRVIIETVFMLPLVLPPTVVGFILLKLLGRKSWMGQWIETLFSSPIIFTWWAGVIASVVVAFPLVYQTMKVGFRSVDHHLEEAGRSIGASEWQVFRHITFPLVLPSLISAWILGFARSLGEFGATLMIAGNIPGQTQTVPTAIYVAVDTGNMPMAWIWTYAMIFISSMLLLATNYRARD
- a CDS encoding type II toxin-antitoxin system RelE/ParE family toxin, encoding MLPVTYLPPAARYFKKLVEKPLKRLYFEAIEAIRNDPSVGSPKTGDLRGLYGYDVFYQGKNYEIAYRLEENDEGEIIVVILAGSRENFYNELKRYMKS
- a CDS encoding AbrB/MazE/SpoVT family DNA-binding domain-containing protein — encoded protein: MNHKDVSAMEWRRGRVSGKRQVTIPQKLFEQLGIKDEVEFSVKDQCILIRPVREDMGSDHFSDMILADLIQEGYEGKELLGKFREKQTALRGAVQHLITESGDAARQYKKDSQTEELFTDVMGD